Proteins from one Bradyrhizobium roseum genomic window:
- a CDS encoding P-II family nitrogen regulator — translation MKKYHLKKRIDIVVEAPLMRTLVSTLDRARVPGYSVLPIVEGRGLQNAWHSQGQIGDATNMMAVLCIVDPSRADEVIDAVFAAIQDRIGFVTLSDVFVIRPERF, via the coding sequence ATGAAGAAGTATCATTTGAAGAAGCGCATCGATATCGTCGTGGAAGCGCCGCTGATGCGAACGCTCGTCAGCACGCTCGACCGGGCACGCGTCCCCGGCTATTCCGTGCTGCCCATCGTCGAAGGCCGCGGCTTGCAGAATGCCTGGCATTCGCAAGGCCAGATCGGAGACGCCACCAACATGATGGCGGTACTTTGCATCGTCGATCCCTCGCGCGCCGACGAGGTAATAGACGCCGTCTTTGCCGCCATCCAGGACCGGATCGGGTTCGTCACCTTGTCCGATGTGTTCGTGATCAGGCCGGAACGCTTCTAG
- a CDS encoding LysR substrate-binding domain-containing protein: MPKSLTNLDLDLVRTFATIAGTGSFTRAAEILRRQQSTISLQVQRLEIALGQKLMERSPRAVRLTSEGETFLGYARRMLDLNDEVVSRINEPQMHGTVRLGTPEDFATRHLPDVLARFTQAYPAVALEVTCDLTLNLLERFRKGAFDLALIKREPAAAQSGGIRVWREPLVWVMSDRDFRAAEGPLPLVVSPAPCVYRKRATEALDRAHRAWRIAYTCGSLAGSIAAVRARLGVTVLPKDMVPPGLHVVDGAPLPDLKDTEIALLHRDRLSVPARRLMEHVVKSLG, translated from the coding sequence ATGCCGAAATCGCTGACCAATCTCGATCTCGACCTGGTGCGAACATTCGCGACGATCGCGGGCACCGGCAGTTTCACCCGCGCGGCGGAGATCCTGCGGCGCCAGCAGTCGACCATCTCGCTGCAGGTGCAGCGACTGGAAATTGCGCTTGGCCAGAAATTGATGGAGCGCAGCCCGCGCGCCGTCAGGCTGACGTCGGAAGGCGAGACGTTCCTGGGCTACGCGCGCCGCATGCTCGACCTCAACGACGAGGTCGTTTCCAGGATCAACGAGCCGCAGATGCATGGCACCGTTCGGCTCGGCACACCGGAGGATTTTGCCACCCGGCATCTGCCCGACGTGCTGGCCCGCTTCACCCAGGCTTATCCGGCCGTGGCGCTTGAGGTGACATGCGACCTCACGCTCAATCTGCTCGAACGCTTTCGCAAGGGTGCCTTTGACCTGGCGCTGATCAAGCGCGAACCGGCCGCGGCGCAGTCCGGCGGCATCCGGGTCTGGCGGGAGCCGCTGGTCTGGGTGATGTCGGACCGCGACTTCCGCGCCGCCGAGGGGCCGTTGCCGCTGGTGGTCTCGCCCGCTCCATGCGTTTACCGAAAGCGCGCTACCGAAGCGCTGGATCGCGCCCATCGCGCCTGGCGCATCGCCTATACCTGCGGCTCGCTGGCCGGGTCGATCGCGGCTGTCAGGGCCCGGCTGGGGGTCACGGTCCTGCCCAAGGACATGGTCCCGCCCGGCCTGCATGTCGTCGACGGCGCGCCGCTGCCGGATCTGAAGGATACCGAAATCGCCCTGCTGCACCGGGACCGTTTGTCCGTCCCGGCGCGGCGACTGATGGAACATGTGGTGAAGTCGCTTGGGTGA
- a CDS encoding DUF2336 domain-containing protein, which produces MPAASTDLRKELNGAEEDGPEHDARIFGEVTDLFLSNVGRLGESQIAAVDGVLAHLVGRVEAETVIQLSEALSAIDRAPVQTVRRLAFHEQPRVAAPVLRSSACLSDADLLEIVKSRSQQHLLAICLRKTLNEALTDALMRFGDVNVSNALAHNTGACFSECGYATLVGRAEKDEGLAEKLGVRLDIPGNLLRELLGKVADVVRARFLTASRPVARPKIQTAAGPSAAPRNKIDYTQAHDEVVALNRTGKLNDSTVNRFAVRGEYTYVVAAIALKADVKVEAIEPLLDPDRVYGLIVACKAARLTWSTTTMIVRNRPNCPPSTDRELEQCVAIYETLLLSVAQWTIRWGSDQLLARKGELVAASGR; this is translated from the coding sequence ATGCCCGCCGCTTCGACGGACCTGCGCAAGGAACTGAACGGCGCCGAGGAGGATGGCCCGGAGCACGACGCCCGGATCTTCGGCGAGGTGACCGACCTGTTCCTGTCCAATGTCGGACGTCTTGGCGAGTCCCAGATCGCGGCCGTCGACGGCGTCCTCGCCCACCTGGTCGGTCGGGTGGAAGCGGAGACCGTGATCCAGCTCAGCGAGGCGCTGTCCGCCATCGACCGGGCGCCGGTCCAGACTGTCCGCAGGCTCGCGTTCCACGAACAGCCGCGGGTCGCGGCACCCGTGCTGCGAAGCTCCGCCTGCCTGTCGGACGCGGACCTGCTCGAGATCGTCAAGAGCCGCAGCCAGCAGCATCTGCTGGCGATCTGCCTCCGCAAGACGCTCAACGAGGCGCTGACCGACGCGCTGATGCGGTTCGGCGATGTCAACGTCTCCAACGCGCTCGCCCACAATACCGGTGCGTGCTTCTCCGAATGCGGCTATGCGACGCTGGTCGGGCGGGCCGAGAAGGACGAGGGGCTGGCGGAAAAGCTCGGCGTCCGCCTGGACATCCCGGGCAACCTGCTGAGGGAATTGCTCGGCAAGGTCGCCGACGTCGTCCGCGCGCGTTTCCTGACCGCGTCGCGGCCGGTGGCGCGCCCGAAAATCCAAACCGCCGCCGGACCGTCCGCCGCGCCGCGCAACAAGATCGACTACACCCAGGCGCACGACGAGGTCGTGGCGCTCAACCGCACCGGCAAGCTGAACGATTCGACCGTCAACCGCTTCGCGGTGCGGGGTGAGTACACCTATGTGGTCGCTGCGATTGCGCTGAAGGCCGATGTCAAGGTCGAAGCCATCGAACCGCTGCTCGATCCCGACCGCGTCTACGGGCTGATCGTCGCCTGCAAGGCCGCCCGGCTGACCTGGTCGACCACGACCATGATCGTCCGCAACCGGCCGAACTGTCCGCCCTCCACCGACCGGGAACTCGAACAGTGCGTGGCGATTTATGAGACGCTGCTGCTGTCCGTGGCGCAATGGACGATCCGTTGGGGTTCCGATCAGCTGCTTGCCCGGAAGGGCGAACTGGTCGCGGCGTCTGGCAGGTAG
- a CDS encoding sodium-dependent bicarbonate transport family permease yields MLSLGLQNLLSPMVLFFVLGLLAVWARSDLSIPEAVAKFLALYLLLSIGFRGGAEVGHHGLTAPLLSAIAAGVALSFAMPFIAYALLRATTGLSAIDAAAIAGHYGSISAVTFAAVTGMLNQLAVPYDGYLVAVAAAMETPAIFAALLIANRERKSEQGSGEFFREVAFNGSIFILLGSFAIGAITGERGVTMLKPFILDPFAGVLCLFLLDMGLVAGRGLRQGWRYLSFAVTSFAVVMPLIGAAIAAAMAALLGLSAGSAAVLITLAASASYIAAPAAMRLALPAANPALALTLSLGVTFPFNLLVGIPLYIATARQIAH; encoded by the coding sequence ATGCTTAGCCTGGGACTGCAAAATCTCCTGTCACCGATGGTATTGTTCTTCGTGCTGGGATTGCTGGCGGTATGGGCCAGGTCGGACCTGTCGATCCCCGAGGCGGTGGCCAAATTCCTCGCGCTGTATTTGCTGCTCTCGATCGGTTTTCGCGGTGGCGCCGAGGTCGGCCATCACGGCTTGACCGCGCCGTTGCTGTCGGCGATCGCGGCCGGCGTAGCGCTGTCTTTCGCGATGCCATTCATCGCCTATGCGCTGCTGCGCGCGACGACCGGCCTGAGCGCGATCGACGCCGCCGCGATTGCCGGCCATTACGGCTCGATCTCCGCGGTGACCTTCGCCGCCGTGACCGGGATGCTAAACCAGTTGGCGGTCCCCTATGACGGCTATCTGGTGGCGGTCGCCGCCGCGATGGAAACTCCCGCCATATTCGCCGCGTTGCTGATCGCCAATCGGGAGCGCAAGTCCGAACAGGGGAGCGGCGAGTTCTTCCGGGAAGTCGCCTTCAACGGATCGATCTTCATCCTGCTCGGATCGTTCGCTATCGGCGCGATCACGGGAGAGCGAGGCGTGACGATGCTGAAGCCGTTCATCCTCGATCCGTTCGCCGGGGTGCTGTGCCTGTTCCTGCTCGACATGGGTCTGGTCGCCGGACGCGGGCTCCGGCAGGGCTGGCGATATCTTTCGTTCGCGGTCACGTCATTCGCGGTGGTGATGCCGCTGATCGGCGCGGCGATCGCCGCCGCGATGGCGGCCTTGCTTGGCCTGTCCGCGGGCAGCGCCGCGGTATTGATTACGCTCGCCGCCTCGGCCTCCTACATTGCAGCGCCAGCGGCGATGCGGCTGGCGCTGCCGGCCGCCAATCCCGCGCTCGCACTCACGCTGTCGCTCGGCGTGACGTTTCCCTTCAACCTGCTGGTCGGCATTCCGCTGTACATCGCGACGGCTCGCCAGATCGCGCATTGA
- the ybaK gene encoding Cys-tRNA(Pro) deacylase — protein MSKTTRATQSLEKLGVKFTLHSYPYDPDAASIGLQAAEALGVAPARVLKTLMAEADGRPVCAVVPSDCEVSMKKLAAAFGAKTAKMMRPADAERLTGYHVGGISPFGQKKRVPVAIEAAALGHATVFLNGGQRGLQVELAPQDAVKAANAITPVLVA, from the coding sequence ATGTCGAAAACCACCCGCGCCACCCAGTCGCTGGAAAAGCTCGGGGTGAAATTCACCCTGCACAGCTATCCCTATGATCCGGACGCTGCGAGCATCGGGCTGCAGGCGGCCGAAGCGCTGGGCGTAGCGCCTGCGCGGGTGCTCAAGACGCTGATGGCCGAGGCCGACGGCAGGCCGGTCTGCGCCGTGGTGCCGTCGGACTGCGAAGTGAGCATGAAGAAGCTTGCCGCCGCCTTCGGGGCCAAGACGGCAAAGATGATGCGGCCGGCCGACGCCGAACGGCTGACCGGCTACCATGTCGGCGGCATCTCGCCGTTCGGGCAGAAGAAGCGCGTGCCGGTCGCGATCGAGGCGGCCGCGCTCGGCCATGCCACCGTGTTCCTCAACGGCGGCCAGCGTGGCTTGCAGGTGGAACTCGCCCCGCAGGACGCCGTCAAGGCGGCAAACGCGATCACGCCCGTGCTGGTGGCGTGA
- a CDS encoding DUF5413 family protein — MKRYLIFGAIGPLVGGFLMLFATTVTSGYWHDTNWSEIGKFLGAFVKTLQYSYLFGIIPALMVGAIDDILYHVRRIPPAVRMLIVAAIGFAASSLLYGSRGPDAGITQFLLYGLVGMAPALLSSWLAHRYDDAPQAAHST; from the coding sequence ATGAAGCGTTATCTGATCTTCGGGGCCATCGGCCCGCTCGTGGGCGGATTCTTGATGCTGTTCGCGACCACGGTGACCTCGGGCTACTGGCACGACACCAACTGGTCGGAGATCGGTAAATTCCTCGGCGCCTTCGTCAAGACGCTGCAATACAGCTACCTGTTCGGCATCATACCGGCGCTGATGGTCGGCGCCATCGACGACATCCTCTATCACGTCAGGCGCATCCCGCCCGCGGTGCGGATGCTGATCGTGGCTGCCATCGGCTTTGCCGCTTCGTCGTTGCTCTACGGTTCACGCGGGCCGGATGCCGGCATCACGCAGTTCCTGCTCTACGGCCTCGTGGGGATGGCGCCCGCGCTGCTGTCGTCCTGGCTGGCGCATAGATACGACGACGCGCCGCAGGCCGCGCATTCGACCTGA
- a CDS encoding adenylosuccinate synthase, with protein MANVVVVGAQWGDEGKGKIVDWLSEQADIVVRFQGGHNAGHTLVINGETYKLALLPSGVLRPSKLAVIGNGVVFDPQAFLDEVAKLKAQGVAISPENLRVAENVTLILPLHRELDALRESSNSATAIGTTRRGIGPAYEDKVGRRAIRLMDLADLDTLPHKIDRLLAHHNALRRGLNLEEFDAGAILKELSALAPKLLPYTETVWRLLDIKRREGKRILFEGAQGALLDVDHGTYPYVTSSNTVAAQAATGTGMGPGAVGYVLGICKAYTTRVGQGPFPTELNNEIGEEIGRRGKEFGVNTGRKRRCGWFDAVLVRQTVRTCGIAGLALTKLDILDGFETIEVCTGYKLDGKEIDHLPAGEGAQARVVPIYETIEGWKEPTANARSWADLPAQAIKYVRRVEELVGCPIALLSTSPEREDTILVQNPFEA; from the coding sequence ATGGCCAATGTTGTCGTCGTCGGCGCCCAGTGGGGCGACGAAGGGAAGGGCAAGATCGTCGACTGGCTGTCGGAGCAGGCCGACATCGTCGTGCGCTTCCAGGGCGGTCACAATGCCGGCCATACCCTCGTCATCAATGGCGAGACCTACAAGCTGGCGCTGCTGCCGTCCGGCGTGCTGCGGCCCTCGAAGCTGGCGGTGATCGGCAATGGCGTGGTGTTCGATCCCCAGGCCTTCCTCGACGAGGTGGCCAAGCTGAAGGCCCAGGGCGTCGCCATCAGCCCGGAAAATTTGCGCGTCGCCGAGAACGTCACCCTGATCCTGCCGCTGCACCGCGAACTCGATGCGCTGCGCGAATCATCCAACTCGGCCACCGCGATCGGCACCACCCGCCGCGGCATCGGCCCGGCCTATGAAGACAAGGTCGGCCGCCGCGCCATCCGCCTGATGGATCTCGCCGACCTCGACACGCTGCCACACAAGATCGACCGCCTGCTGGCGCATCACAACGCGCTGCGCCGCGGGCTCAATCTGGAGGAGTTCGACGCCGGCGCCATCCTGAAGGAGCTCAGCGCGCTGGCGCCGAAGCTCTTGCCCTACACCGAGACGGTGTGGCGGCTGCTCGACATCAAGCGCCGCGAGGGCAAGCGCATCCTGTTCGAGGGCGCGCAGGGCGCGCTGCTGGACGTCGATCACGGCACTTACCCTTACGTCACCTCGTCCAACACGGTGGCGGCGCAGGCCGCGACCGGCACCGGCATGGGCCCGGGCGCGGTCGGATATGTGCTCGGCATCTGCAAGGCCTATACGACAAGGGTCGGCCAGGGCCCGTTCCCGACAGAACTCAACAACGAGATCGGCGAGGAGATTGGCCGCCGCGGCAAGGAGTTCGGCGTCAACACCGGCCGCAAGCGCCGCTGCGGCTGGTTCGACGCCGTATTGGTGCGCCAGACCGTGCGCACCTGCGGCATCGCCGGGCTCGCGCTGACCAAACTCGACATTCTCGACGGTTTTGAAACCATCGAGGTGTGCACCGGGTATAAGCTGGACGGCAAGGAAATCGACCACCTGCCGGCAGGCGAGGGCGCCCAGGCCCGTGTGGTGCCCATTTATGAGACAATCGAAGGCTGGAAAGAGCCGACCGCCAACGCGCGTTCCTGGGCGGATTTGCCGGCGCAGGCGATCAAATATGTCCGCCGGGTCGAGGAACTGGTGGGTTGTCCGATTGCATTGCTTTCCACGAGCCCTGAACGCGAGGATACTATTCTGGTACAGAATCCGTTCGAGGCTTAA